A section of the Spirosoma pollinicola genome encodes:
- a CDS encoding carboxypeptidase-like regulatory domain-containing protein, which translates to MKKSLTLLVFILVLSALAGLFTTVQAQGQERQITFTGFITGGKTNDALPGAYIYIPKAGKGVLSAPNGYFALPVFPGDSIIFSYVGFRTQYHIIPRRLTDLTYSAVVALQEDVKTLAEVKVYPYATEELFKEAFVNLKLPDEKERENLARNTSPEAIMRMAATMPMGALANHQNFVNQQFFGRESLIGRSATPTFAFTNPFAWANFIRSVKRGDLKTKEWRSELNKAPRENMTRKDILQDAN; encoded by the coding sequence ATGAAGAAGTCATTGACGTTATTGGTCTTTATCCTCGTGTTATCTGCACTGGCGGGACTCTTTACGACCGTACAGGCGCAGGGACAGGAACGGCAGATCACGTTTACAGGCTTTATCACCGGCGGTAAAACAAATGATGCTTTACCCGGTGCGTACATCTACATTCCTAAAGCGGGCAAGGGCGTTCTATCGGCGCCCAACGGCTATTTTGCACTGCCTGTTTTTCCCGGCGATAGTATTATCTTCAGTTATGTAGGCTTTAGAACTCAGTACCATATCATTCCGCGCCGGTTAACCGACCTTACGTACTCCGCAGTCGTAGCGTTGCAGGAGGACGTGAAAACACTGGCCGAAGTGAAGGTTTACCCGTATGCAACCGAAGAGTTGTTTAAAGAAGCCTTCGTAAACCTGAAACTCCCCGACGAAAAAGAGCGCGAGAATCTGGCCCGAAATACGAGTCCGGAAGCTATTATGCGTATGGCCGCAACCATGCCTATGGGGGCACTTGCCAACCACCAGAACTTTGTCAATCAGCAATTCTTTGGGCGCGAGTCGCTCATTGGGCGAAGTGCCACCCCTACGTTTGCCTTCACGAATCCCTTTGCCTGGGCCAACTTTATTCGCTCTGTGAAGCGGGGTGACCTGAAAACGAAAGAATGGCGAAGTGAACTCAATAAAGCCCCGCGCGAGAATATGACGCGGAAAGACATACTGCAGGATGCCAATTAA
- a CDS encoding UDP-2,3-diacylglucosamine diphosphatase, whose protein sequence is MSDIETISLAPGRHVYFASDFHLGTPSIEKSQEREKVIVAWLESIRPHADVIFLVGDIFDFWFEYKHSIPKGFIRLQGKLAELTDAGIRIILFTGNHDMWMNDYFTHELGIPVYRNPRRYKIGDKQFLIGHGDGLGPGDFVYKRLKTVFESGLARGLFRWVHPDLGIGLAQAWSRRSRASNQEKGEEQFLGEDREWLMQYCREVEAKLHHDFYIFGHRHLPLDLAVSATSRYINLGEWVFAKTYAVFTGATLTLKVWPSV, encoded by the coding sequence ATGTCTGATATAGAAACTATTTCCCTGGCTCCGGGCCGTCATGTTTATTTTGCTTCCGATTTTCACCTTGGTACGCCTTCAATCGAGAAAAGCCAGGAACGGGAAAAAGTTATTGTTGCCTGGCTGGAATCGATCCGGCCTCATGCCGATGTTATTTTTCTGGTTGGGGATATATTTGACTTTTGGTTCGAATACAAACATAGTATTCCGAAGGGGTTTATTCGATTACAGGGAAAACTGGCTGAGCTTACCGACGCCGGCATACGTATCATTCTCTTTACGGGCAACCACGATATGTGGATGAATGACTATTTCACGCACGAACTGGGTATTCCTGTTTATCGCAATCCACGGCGATACAAAATAGGGGATAAGCAGTTCCTGATAGGGCATGGGGATGGCCTTGGGCCTGGTGATTTCGTTTATAAGCGTCTTAAAACGGTGTTTGAAAGTGGGCTTGCCCGAGGGTTATTTCGCTGGGTACACCCCGATCTGGGAATCGGACTGGCGCAGGCATGGTCGCGACGGAGTCGGGCCAGCAATCAGGAAAAAGGAGAAGAGCAGTTTTTAGGCGAAGACCGGGAATGGTTGATGCAATATTGCCGGGAAGTAGAAGCGAAGCTGCACCACGACTTTTACATATTCGGGCATCGCCACTTGCCGCTCGATCTAGCCGTTTCGGCCACAAGCCGGTACATAAATCTAGGCGAATGGGTATTTGCTAAAACCTATGCCGTATTTACAGGTGCAACGTTGACATTAAAGGTGTGGCCGTCTGTATAG
- a CDS encoding Gfo/Idh/MocA family protein, protein MTSRRTFLHTTALTGVAAALSPSVVWAGTKPAKDKLGVALVGLGYYSTDLLAPALQKTKNCYLAGIVTGTPEKAEKWKKQYNIPDKNIYSYQTFDQIANNPDIDVIYVVLPPSMHEEYVVRAAKAGKHVWVEKPMAVTAKECQNMIDACAKNKVSLAVGYRLHHEPNTQEYVKGLREGKIGKIQMVSCSAGYYDNRTTHWKQKKEMGGGVMYDMGVYVLQGARLATGEEPIAVTAQQYTARPDVYKNGLDETSMAQLIFPSGARAAVQSSYGMNMNFLDVTGSKGTLRMEPYSAYNGQNGLWSNGGKIEHPYEVPMQQAMQMDDDAHAIMNKKPMMVPGEEGLRDIKIVEAIYQAARTGREVKIG, encoded by the coding sequence ATGACGTCTCGCAGAACTTTCCTGCATACAACCGCGCTTACCGGCGTTGCTGCAGCGCTTTCGCCTTCTGTAGTTTGGGCTGGTACAAAACCCGCTAAAGATAAACTTGGTGTGGCATTGGTTGGCCTGGGCTATTACAGCACCGACCTGCTTGCCCCGGCCCTTCAAAAAACCAAAAATTGTTACCTCGCCGGTATCGTAACAGGGACACCCGAAAAGGCTGAAAAATGGAAAAAGCAGTATAATATTCCCGACAAGAATATCTATTCGTACCAAACCTTCGACCAGATCGCCAATAACCCGGATATCGACGTGATCTATGTGGTGTTACCCCCATCCATGCACGAAGAATACGTAGTGCGGGCAGCCAAAGCCGGGAAGCATGTCTGGGTTGAAAAGCCAATGGCCGTTACAGCGAAAGAATGCCAGAATATGATTGATGCCTGTGCTAAAAACAAAGTTTCACTGGCGGTTGGTTACCGGCTTCACCACGAGCCGAACACGCAGGAATATGTGAAGGGGCTTCGAGAGGGTAAAATCGGTAAAATCCAGATGGTTAGCTGCTCGGCGGGTTATTACGACAACCGCACAACGCACTGGAAACAGAAGAAAGAAATGGGGGGTGGTGTCATGTACGATATGGGCGTTTATGTGTTGCAGGGAGCGCGGCTGGCAACGGGCGAGGAACCGATTGCCGTGACGGCGCAACAGTACACGGCACGCCCCGATGTCTATAAGAATGGTCTTGATGAAACATCAATGGCACAGCTTATTTTTCCGAGTGGGGCGCGGGCGGCCGTTCAGTCAAGCTACGGCATGAACATGAATTTTTTAGACGTAACAGGCAGCAAAGGCACCTTGCGTATGGAGCCTTACTCAGCTTACAACGGCCAGAACGGGCTCTGGAGCAATGGAGGGAAAATTGAGCATCCGTATGAAGTGCCTATGCAACAAGCAATGCAAATGGACGACGATGCCCACGCCATTATGAACAAGAAACCAATGATGGTGCCGGGTGAAGAAGGACTGCGGGATATAAAAATTGTGGAGGCTATCTATCAGGCAGCCCGAACGGGCCGGGAAGTAAAAATCGGATAA
- a CDS encoding 6,7-dimethyl-8-ribityllumazine synthase — protein sequence MKIKSLILAFPVLCLACSSPSSTSDPANQIDASPIYAKKVVGVDALSTDANYDEPCNILGEEYVRSTFNLDETAKLEEVLEHDGCEFEWAGNKVLVSFGGKRPYSSIYLAEYTFDKMYQGKPSIAATEPVEVEATADSVLNGPKTEGTNAETSASETVSEEAKHTTDDKQPQHGGVSAATPHLTKPAVTKGSFEAVSNVGDKAVWNASTGAMHVLYNNHIINVTVETKDKAEVRKEHAQSLVEVLIDKIAENEYVKRL from the coding sequence ATGAAAATCAAATCACTGATACTGGCTTTCCCTGTACTATGTTTAGCCTGCAGCAGCCCAAGCTCCACCTCCGATCCCGCAAACCAAATTGACGCTAGTCCAATTTATGCAAAGAAGGTCGTTGGTGTTGATGCCCTTTCAACCGATGCCAATTACGATGAACCCTGCAACATTCTGGGAGAAGAGTATGTTCGTTCAACGTTCAATTTAGACGAAACAGCTAAACTGGAAGAAGTTCTTGAACATGATGGCTGCGAATTTGAATGGGCCGGCAATAAAGTTCTGGTTTCGTTTGGTGGCAAGCGCCCTTATTCGTCAATCTATCTTGCCGAATACACGTTTGATAAAATGTATCAGGGTAAGCCCTCTATCGCTGCGACAGAGCCTGTAGAAGTAGAAGCGACAGCCGATTCGGTATTGAACGGTCCCAAAACAGAAGGCACTAACGCAGAAACATCTGCCTCAGAAACTGTTTCTGAAGAAGCCAAGCATACGACCGACGACAAGCAACCTCAACATGGCGGTGTTTCGGCGGCAACTCCTCACCTTACCAAACCTGCGGTCACGAAAGGCTCTTTTGAAGCTGTTTCAAACGTTGGCGACAAAGCGGTCTGGAATGCCTCTACCGGCGCGATGCACGTGCTTTATAACAATCACATCATTAATGTGACGGTCGAAACGAAAGATAAAGCCGAAGTACGGAAAGAACACGCACAGAGTTTGGTAGAAGTACTGATCGATAAAATTGCCGAGAACGAATACGTTAAGCGGTTGTAA
- a CDS encoding phosphatidate cytidylyltransferase, whose protein sequence is MKQRLAKLNNLQQRVIAAIIGVPFILFMIWYADWTFALLFCVVSALTQREFYRLLGLDGFEPLTAYGTVVGTMICVLAYFIETDQIGMGNYFLICPASSMIFLIKLYKKRDMKPFTNIGFTFLGIIYVAMPFALLIILALQGGTFHPMIITGCLLLLWASDIGAYFAGTKFGRRKLFERVSPKKSWEGSVGGAIAAGLVALGLTFWAPELKPWQWYCVGGIIVVTGTYGDLVESLFKRSIAIKDSGSSIPGHGGFLDRFDGLLLAAPFIITFLKLFA, encoded by the coding sequence ATGAAGCAACGTTTAGCTAAACTTAACAATCTCCAACAGCGGGTTATTGCGGCCATAATCGGGGTTCCGTTTATTCTATTTATGATCTGGTATGCCGACTGGACATTTGCCTTGCTCTTCTGTGTTGTCAGTGCGCTCACTCAGCGGGAGTTTTACAGGCTTCTTGGTCTTGATGGCTTTGAACCGTTAACGGCTTATGGGACGGTGGTGGGCACGATGATCTGTGTGCTGGCCTACTTTATCGAGACTGACCAGATCGGCATGGGAAATTACTTTCTTATCTGCCCGGCATCGTCGATGATCTTCCTGATCAAACTTTATAAAAAACGGGATATGAAACCCTTTACAAACATTGGTTTCACATTTCTGGGTATTATTTATGTAGCGATGCCGTTTGCCCTGTTAATCATCCTTGCATTGCAGGGGGGCACGTTTCATCCGATGATTATTACGGGCTGCCTATTACTATTGTGGGCCAGTGATATCGGTGCCTATTTTGCCGGTACCAAGTTTGGCCGACGCAAACTTTTCGAACGCGTTTCGCCCAAAAAATCGTGGGAAGGCAGCGTAGGTGGCGCTATTGCGGCCGGACTGGTGGCACTTGGTCTCACCTTTTGGGCACCTGAACTAAAGCCCTGGCAATGGTATTGTGTTGGGGGTATTATTGTTGTAACGGGCACCTATGGCGATCTGGTTGAGTCATTATTCAAACGCAGTATTGCCATCAAAGACTCAGGCAGCAGCATTCCGGGGCACGGTGGGTTTCTGGATCGTTTCGATGGTCTGCTACTGGCGGCCCCATTTATTATTACGTTTTTAAAGCTGTTTGCGTAG
- a CDS encoding carbon-nitrogen hydrolase — translation MSKNVNIGLVQMSCSADVEANIQKAISGIREAAQKGAQIVCLQELFTSLYFCDVEDHHNFSLAEAIPGPSTDRLAQLAGELGVVIIASLFEKRAQGLYHNTTAVLDADGTYLGKYRKMHIPDDPGYYEKFYFTPGDLGYKVFDTKFARIGVLICWDQWYPEAARITALMGAEILFYPTAIGWDTNEPDPAQNTEQYNAWQTIQRSHAIANGVHVVAVNRVGREADQQFWGGSFIANPFGTLLYLAPHDEELVHVQTVDLALSEKYRTTWPYFRDRRIDSYQPITRRYIDQE, via the coding sequence ATGTCTAAGAACGTCAATATCGGTTTAGTGCAGATGAGTTGCTCGGCAGATGTCGAAGCAAACATTCAGAAAGCCATCAGCGGCATTCGCGAAGCCGCTCAAAAAGGTGCTCAAATCGTTTGTTTACAGGAATTATTCACGTCGCTGTATTTCTGCGACGTTGAGGACCATCACAATTTTAGTCTGGCCGAAGCGATTCCAGGCCCATCGACCGACCGTCTGGCGCAGTTGGCAGGTGAGCTGGGCGTTGTCATTATAGCTTCGTTATTTGAGAAACGTGCGCAGGGGCTGTACCACAATACCACGGCGGTTCTGGATGCCGATGGAACATACCTGGGGAAATACCGGAAAATGCACATTCCCGATGATCCCGGTTATTACGAGAAATTCTACTTTACCCCCGGCGACCTTGGCTACAAAGTTTTCGATACGAAGTTTGCCCGCATCGGCGTATTGATCTGCTGGGACCAGTGGTATCCCGAAGCAGCTCGTATTACTGCTCTGATGGGTGCTGAAATCCTATTTTACCCCACTGCCATTGGTTGGGACACGAACGAGCCAGACCCTGCCCAGAATACAGAACAATATAATGCCTGGCAAACAATTCAACGGAGTCATGCCATTGCCAACGGCGTTCACGTAGTGGCCGTTAATCGGGTGGGGCGCGAGGCCGATCAGCAGTTCTGGGGCGGGTCGTTCATAGCGAATCCATTCGGAACGCTACTATATCTGGCGCCCCACGATGAAGAGCTTGTACACGTTCAGACGGTTGATCTGGCCCTTTCCGAAAAATACCGTACTACCTGGCCTTATTTCCGCGACCGCCGGATTGATTCGTATCAGCCCATTACGAGACGGTACATTGATCAGGAATAA
- a CDS encoding Nif3-like dinuclear metal center hexameric protein, which translates to MHELPGRRKFVHVITKAAGMSLLMPGLSLGQDTALSQQSFTVGQIMDLIIKKIPGAPFPKTVDTLKSGSSSQKVTGIVSTMFATVEVIEKTISLGANFIIAHEPTFYNHADDTDWLESSDVFRYKRDLLKKNGIALWRFHDYVHSLSPDGIQAGMLAALGWKQYASARNLHVLTMPATPLSQLINHAKAKLGIKMVRVVGDPSQSCQRVLLMPGAAGGRSQITVIEKEKPDVIFCGESSEWETPEYVRDARRQGKKLSLVILGHIMSETAGMEWVASWLKPQLPGVKITYVPSGNEFTYL; encoded by the coding sequence ATGCACGAACTACCTGGAAGAAGAAAATTTGTACACGTTATCACTAAAGCCGCAGGTATGTCATTACTTATGCCGGGTCTTAGCCTTGGTCAGGATACAGCGCTCAGCCAACAATCGTTTACCGTTGGTCAGATCATGGACTTGATTATAAAGAAAATTCCAGGTGCGCCCTTCCCCAAAACGGTCGATACATTAAAGTCGGGAAGTTCATCCCAAAAAGTGACCGGCATTGTTTCTACGATGTTTGCGACGGTAGAAGTCATTGAAAAGACTATTTCGCTGGGCGCAAACTTCATCATTGCTCACGAGCCGACATTCTATAACCATGCTGACGACACCGACTGGCTTGAAAGCAGTGACGTTTTTCGCTACAAGCGTGATCTATTGAAAAAAAATGGAATTGCTCTTTGGCGCTTTCATGATTACGTGCATTCGCTCAGCCCCGACGGCATACAAGCAGGTATGTTGGCAGCTTTAGGCTGGAAGCAATACGCAAGCGCAAGAAATCTGCATGTACTCACAATGCCCGCTACACCCCTCAGCCAACTCATTAACCACGCTAAAGCCAAGTTAGGGATCAAAATGGTACGGGTTGTAGGCGATCCGTCGCAGTCGTGTCAGCGCGTTTTACTGATGCCGGGTGCTGCTGGCGGACGCAGTCAAATTACCGTCATCGAAAAAGAAAAGCCTGATGTTATTTTTTGTGGCGAGTCCAGCGAATGGGAAACGCCAGAATATGTTCGGGATGCACGTCGCCAGGGGAAGAAGTTGTCGTTGGTTATCCTGGGTCACATAATGAGCGAAACCGCCGGTATGGAATGGGTAGCATCTTGGCTAAAGCCTCAATTGCCAGGCGTCAAGATAACTTATGTCCCGTCCGGGAACGAGTTCACTTATTTGTAA
- a CDS encoding putative signal transducing protein → MTDNWEVIYSSPLPHRAELAKALLLEHDISAVVINKQSSSYPTIGLGKSEVHVLTQDAILAKVIIENEATFS, encoded by the coding sequence ATGACAGATAACTGGGAAGTAATTTATTCATCACCTCTGCCCCATCGGGCCGAACTGGCAAAAGCATTGCTGCTTGAACATGACATTTCGGCGGTGGTTATCAACAAACAAAGTAGCAGTTATCCAACCATTGGCTTGGGGAAAAGTGAGGTCCATGTACTGACCCAGGACGCTATTCTGGCTAAAGTTATTATTGAGAATGAAGCAACGTTTAGCTAA